In one Rutidosis leptorrhynchoides isolate AG116_Rl617_1_P2 chromosome 8, CSIRO_AGI_Rlap_v1, whole genome shotgun sequence genomic region, the following are encoded:
- the LOC139864914 gene encoding protein IQ-DOMAIN 11-like, whose protein sequence is MAKRRWLNLIKKLFITETCQNKDKKWRWVFGRHKTKRLTSQSVIIEIPRSAEKKMKQESVNVDQEVDEHNIQTAFRDNNAATKIQTAFRGLLARKALRALKGLVTLQAIIRGHLVRRQAVTILKCLQSVVNIQSQASAKRVQVANFSSRNNFQEKRGTDIKIDMKSQKRWDDSILTKEDENAMMCSKWVAAMKRERIKEYANNHRLSAESEQGKINGKWRYLLEQWIDNQLAKIDDGEEFESQKVKLQNLKGKDSSTYLSKTAHHTKQRSIGEEHSISVTGSPVGPTYMAATQSARAKSRSLSSPRLRPITAESWSATNSPYKHKLLSPISSINSDASNSRMWNFNSRGGFSERSPNLKGVPRHVK, encoded by the exons ATGGCAAAAAGAAGATGGCTCAATCTTATAAAGAAGCTATTCATCACAGAAACATGTCAAAATAAG GATAAGAAGTGGAGATGGGTATTTGGGAGGCATAAAACGAAGAGGTTAACCTCACAATCAGTAATTATAGAGATACCACGGTCAGCCGAAAAAAAGATGAAACAGGAAAGTGTAAATGTGGATCAAGAAGTTGATGAACATAATATTCAAACTGCGTTTCGGGATAATAATGCAGCCACCAAGATTCAAACTGCGTTTCGGGGACTTCTG GCAAGAAAAGCTCTAAGGGCACTAAAAGGACTAGTGACGTTACAAGCTATAATCCGTGGTCATTTAGTTCGACGTCAAGCGGTCACAATTCTAAAATGTTTACAATCTGTTGTAAATATTCAATCGCAAGCGTCTGCGAAGAGAGTCCAAGTGGCAAACTTCAGTTCTCGTAACAATTTTCAAGAAAAAAGAGGAACAGATATAAAG ATCGATATGAAGAGTCAGAAGAGGTGGGACGACAGCATTCTAACTAAGGAAGACGAGAATGCTATGATGTGCAGTAAATGGGTAGCAGCTATGAAGAGAGAAAGAATCAAAGAGTATGCAAATAATCACAGA TTGTCTGCAGAATCTGAACAGGGCAAAATTAATGGCAAATGGAGGTACTTGTTAGAACAATGGATAGACAACCAATTGGCTAAAATAGACGACGGAGAAGAATTCGAAAGTCAAAAGGTCAAACTACAAAATCTAAAGGGAAAAGATAGTTCAACTTATCTCTCAAAAACAGCTCATCACACTAAACAACGATCCATTGGAGAAGAACATTCGATTTCAGTGACAGGTTCACCCGTGGGTCCCACATACATGGCTGCAACACAATCTGCAAGAGCAAAATCACGGTCATTGAGCTCACCACGGTTAAGACCAATAACTGCAGAATCATGGTCTGCAACCAATTCTCCATATAAACATAAACTGTTGTCTCCTATATCTTCTATCAATAGCGATGCAAGCAATAGTCGGATGTGGAATTTTAACAGTCGTGGTGGATTTTCGGAAAGATCACCGAACTTAAAAGGTGTTCCTAGACATGTGAAATAA